One window of Anaeromyxobacter diazotrophicus genomic DNA carries:
- a CDS encoding serine/threonine-protein kinase, with protein MVEPARAAQPDFKPHLFGKFFVLQRLAVGGMAEIYRAKIMGAAGFEKELALKRVLASRAKDKGFIKMLVNEAKLTAQLTHSNIAQIHECGAVEGAYFIAMELVHGVSMKDMMAAFARANVNLTPEQAIFVVLQLLHGLDYAHRKTGADGEPLHIVHCDVSPDNALVSWEGEVKLLDFGIARAATGLSNYKEGMLMGKLGYVAPEQASIEKTWDHRVDVFAAGIILYELLTKQKPFPRATDVESLIASRKVQAIPPSALDERIPKELDAIVARALAYDPEDRYPSAHAFADALVDVLFPTPQSAVQELLGQQMRQVFSDRIARQRAARAHDALVMKVLQHVLEQRQAGGEVEEPQLPAFDDDDLRDPTVVQPVAARAAARPPRPVRRLVDRGRAAVLGLLAAGLAAAGAWSLALWLQPGLVVVTSDPPGAQVTVDGEPVPGGTPAVVEGLRPTAPVTVVVSAPDRKTASYALAPAPRQLVRRVHAELRAALGAVVVESAPSGARVLLDDRVVGVTPVTIEKVRLDERHRLDLSLPGHELDQFVVLPEQDGQRFFRTLAPERRGRP; from the coding sequence GTGGTCGAGCCCGCTCGCGCAGCGCAGCCGGACTTCAAGCCCCACCTGTTCGGCAAGTTCTTCGTCCTCCAGCGGCTCGCCGTGGGGGGGATGGCCGAGATCTACCGCGCCAAGATCATGGGCGCGGCCGGCTTCGAGAAGGAGCTGGCGCTGAAGCGCGTCCTCGCCTCGCGGGCGAAGGACAAGGGCTTCATCAAGATGCTGGTGAACGAGGCGAAGCTGACCGCCCAGCTCACCCACTCGAACATCGCCCAGATCCACGAGTGCGGCGCGGTGGAGGGCGCCTACTTCATCGCCATGGAGCTGGTCCACGGCGTGTCGATGAAGGACATGATGGCCGCCTTCGCGCGGGCCAACGTCAACCTCACCCCCGAGCAGGCCATCTTCGTCGTGCTGCAGCTCCTGCACGGCCTCGACTACGCCCACCGCAAGACCGGCGCCGACGGCGAGCCGCTCCACATCGTCCACTGCGACGTCTCGCCCGACAACGCCCTCGTCTCGTGGGAAGGCGAGGTGAAGCTCCTCGACTTCGGCATCGCCCGCGCCGCCACCGGCCTCTCCAACTACAAGGAGGGGATGCTGATGGGGAAGCTCGGGTACGTCGCGCCCGAGCAGGCCTCGATCGAGAAGACCTGGGACCACCGGGTCGACGTCTTCGCCGCCGGCATCATCCTGTACGAGCTGCTCACGAAGCAGAAGCCGTTCCCGCGCGCCACCGACGTCGAGTCGCTCATCGCCTCGCGCAAGGTGCAGGCCATCCCGCCCTCCGCGCTGGACGAGCGCATCCCGAAGGAGCTCGACGCCATCGTGGCGCGCGCGCTCGCCTACGACCCGGAGGATCGCTACCCGAGCGCGCACGCCTTCGCCGACGCGCTGGTGGACGTGCTCTTCCCCACGCCCCAGAGCGCGGTCCAGGAGCTGCTCGGGCAGCAGATGCGGCAGGTCTTCTCGGACCGCATCGCGCGCCAGCGCGCCGCCCGCGCCCACGACGCGCTCGTCATGAAGGTGCTGCAGCACGTGCTCGAGCAGCGCCAGGCCGGCGGCGAGGTGGAGGAGCCGCAGCTGCCCGCCTTCGACGACGACGACCTGCGCGATCCCACCGTGGTGCAGCCGGTCGCCGCGCGCGCCGCCGCCCGCCCGCCGCGCCCGGTGCGCCGGCTGGTCGACCGCGGCCGCGCCGCCGTGCTCGGCCTCCTCGCGGCCGGGCTCGCCGCCGCCGGCGCCTGGTCGCTCGCGCTCTGGCTCCAGCCCGGCCTGGTGGTGGTGACCTCCGATCCCCCGGGCGCGCAGGTGACCGTCGACGGCGAGCCCGTGCCGGGCGGCACCCCCGCGGTGGTCGAGGGCCTGCGGCCCACCGCGCCGGTGACGGTGGTGGTGTCCGCGCCCGACCGCAAGACCGCCAGCTACGCGCTCGCGCCCGCGCCGCGCCAGCTCGTGCGGCGCGTGCACGCGGAGCTCCGCGCCGCGCTCGGCGCGGTGGTGGTGGAGAGCGCGCCGTCGGGGGCGCGCGTCCTGCTCGACGACCGGGTGGTCGGCGTCACGCCGGTCACCATCGAGAAGGTCCGGCTCGACGAGCGCCACCGGCTGGACCTCTCCTTGCCCGGCCACGAGCTCGACCAGTTCGTGGTGCTTCCGGAGCAGGACGGGCAGCGGTTCTTCCGCACGCTCGCGCCGGAGCGCCGCGGCCGGCCCTGA
- a CDS encoding gluconate 2-dehydrogenase subunit 3 family protein, producing the protein MSRRRPPPSLALPGEPQSRRSFLRRGLFGAALLALGSAGFFATRKTRLAAEGTSGLEVLSPEEASVLLAVADRLVPERPGFPRPRALGLAARMDAVVAMAHPATQLELKRLVRLFESAAAGLLLDRQPRTFTASSAAEQDLRLDAWAKSRFALRRTGFHALKRLVHASYYASPETWAAVGYPGPPIRAGLAGERAR; encoded by the coding sequence ATGTCCCGGCGCCGCCCGCCTCCCTCTCTCGCCCTGCCCGGCGAGCCGCAGAGCCGGCGCAGCTTTCTCCGGCGCGGCCTGTTCGGCGCCGCGCTGCTCGCCCTCGGCAGCGCCGGCTTCTTCGCCACGCGCAAGACCCGGCTCGCCGCCGAGGGGACGAGCGGGCTCGAGGTGCTCTCGCCCGAGGAGGCGTCGGTGCTGCTCGCGGTCGCGGACCGGCTCGTCCCCGAGCGGCCCGGCTTCCCGCGGCCGCGCGCGCTCGGTCTCGCCGCCCGGATGGACGCCGTGGTGGCGATGGCCCACCCCGCCACGCAGCTGGAGCTGAAGCGCCTCGTGCGCCTCTTCGAGAGCGCGGCGGCCGGCCTGCTCCTCGACCGGCAGCCGCGGACCTTCACCGCGTCCAGCGCCGCCGAGCAGGACCTCCGCCTCGACGCCTGGGCGAAGAGCCGCTTCGCGCTGCGCCGCACCGGGTTCCACGCGCTGAAGCGCCTGGTCCACGCCAGCTACTACGCCTCCCCCGAGACCTGGGCCGCGGTGGGCTATCCCGGCCCTCCCATCCGCGCCGGGCTCGCCGGCGAGCGCGCGAGGTGA
- a CDS encoding enoyl-CoA hydratase/isomerase family protein, with protein MSARRLSTEDRGAIRVLTLSNPDKRNALDFASLVELEEACAAAARDGVRCLVFRGAGDKAFCSGFDIAAIPTGPQEGDRPDLAVERAMEAVEAVPCPTIAFLNGGAFGAGAELAATCDLRVARPGVQLGMPPAKLGVVYAPAGLRRFLHLVGPARVRELFFTGRPVEAEEALAMGLIDRLVPGDGAAPAALALAEEIARNAPLAVQGMKRTLRLLEAAAERGFTDAERTEIAELRRRAFESDDVREGRAAFLEKRPPRFGGR; from the coding sequence GTGAGCGCCCGCCGGCTCTCCACCGAAGACCGCGGGGCGATCCGCGTCCTCACCCTCTCGAACCCGGACAAGCGCAACGCGCTCGACTTCGCGAGCCTGGTCGAGCTCGAGGAGGCCTGCGCGGCGGCGGCGCGGGATGGGGTGCGCTGCCTCGTCTTCCGCGGCGCGGGCGACAAGGCGTTCTGCTCGGGGTTCGACATCGCGGCCATCCCGACGGGCCCACAGGAGGGCGACCGGCCGGACCTGGCGGTGGAGCGCGCCATGGAGGCGGTGGAGGCGGTGCCGTGTCCGACCATCGCCTTCCTGAACGGCGGCGCGTTCGGGGCGGGGGCGGAGCTGGCGGCGACCTGCGACCTGCGGGTGGCACGGCCGGGGGTGCAGCTCGGGATGCCGCCGGCCAAGCTGGGCGTGGTCTACGCGCCGGCGGGGCTGCGGCGCTTCCTCCACCTGGTCGGCCCCGCGCGGGTGCGCGAGCTCTTCTTCACCGGCCGGCCGGTGGAGGCGGAGGAGGCGCTGGCGATGGGCCTCATCGACCGCCTGGTGCCGGGCGACGGCGCCGCGCCGGCCGCGCTGGCGCTGGCCGAGGAGATCGCCCGCAACGCGCCGCTGGCGGTGCAAGGGATGAAGCGGACGCTGCGCCTGCTCGAGGCCGCCGCCGAGCGCGGCTTCACCGACGCCGAGCGGACCGAGATCGCCGAGCTGCGCCGGCGCGCCTTCGAGAGCGACGACGTGCGCGAGGGGCGGGCGGCCTTCCTGGAGAAGCGGCCGCCGCGCTTCGGCGGCCGCTGA
- the treS gene encoding maltose alpha-D-glucosyltransferase yields MARRPSDPLWFKDAIVYETHVRAFADKNNDGVGDFPGLIDKLDYLQELGITCLWLLPFFPSPGRDDGYDIADYRGVNPQYGTLDDFRRLLAAAHERGIRVLVELVVNHTSDQHPWFQAARRAPPGTPERDMYVWSETNQRYQDARIIFTDTEKSNWTWDDEAKAYYWHRFFHHQPDLNFDNPRALAEMLDVMRFWAGMQVDGFRLDAIPYLVERDGTNCENLPETHAVIKRVRAELQRDFPGCMLLAEANQWPADVRPYFGEGDECHMAFHFPLMPRIFMALRLEDTKPILDIMAQTPAIPESCQWGLFLRNHDELTLEMVTHDERDYMYLAYSADPRMRLNLGIRRRLAPLMENSRRRIELLNSLLFSFPGTPILYYGDEIGMGDNVFLGDRNGVRTPMQWSADRNGGFSRANPAALYSPPIMDPVYGYQTVNVEAQLENPSSLLMWMRNMIGLRKLFKVFGRGAIEFLPVQNRAVLAYLRRYQGDVILCVANFSRFAQPAQLPLQRFRGYTPIEMFGYTEFPRVGEADYPLTLSAYGFYWFELTEPADVPPELP; encoded by the coding sequence ATGGCCCGCCGCCCGAGCGACCCCCTCTGGTTCAAGGACGCCATCGTCTACGAGACGCACGTCCGCGCCTTCGCCGACAAGAACAACGACGGGGTGGGTGACTTCCCGGGGCTCATCGACAAGCTCGACTACCTCCAGGAGCTCGGCATCACCTGCCTCTGGCTCCTCCCCTTCTTCCCCTCCCCCGGCCGCGACGACGGGTACGACATCGCCGACTACCGCGGCGTGAACCCACAGTACGGCACGCTCGACGACTTCCGGCGGCTGCTGGCGGCCGCGCACGAGCGGGGGATCCGCGTGCTGGTGGAGCTGGTGGTGAACCACACCTCCGACCAGCACCCCTGGTTCCAGGCCGCGCGCCGGGCGCCCCCGGGGACGCCCGAGCGCGACATGTACGTCTGGAGCGAGACCAACCAGAGGTACCAGGACGCGCGCATCATCTTCACCGACACCGAGAAGTCGAACTGGACCTGGGACGACGAGGCGAAGGCGTACTACTGGCACCGCTTCTTCCACCACCAGCCCGACCTCAACTTCGACAACCCCCGCGCGCTCGCCGAGATGCTCGACGTGATGCGGTTCTGGGCCGGGATGCAGGTGGACGGGTTCCGGCTCGACGCCATCCCCTACCTGGTGGAGCGCGACGGGACGAACTGCGAGAACCTCCCCGAGACGCACGCCGTGATCAAGCGGGTGCGCGCCGAGCTGCAGCGCGACTTCCCGGGCTGCATGCTGCTCGCCGAGGCGAACCAGTGGCCGGCCGACGTCCGCCCCTACTTCGGCGAGGGCGACGAGTGCCACATGGCGTTCCACTTCCCGCTCATGCCTCGCATCTTCATGGCGCTCCGGCTGGAGGACACGAAGCCGATCCTCGACATCATGGCGCAGACGCCGGCCATCCCCGAGTCGTGCCAGTGGGGGCTGTTCCTGCGCAACCACGACGAGCTGACGCTCGAGATGGTGACCCACGACGAGCGCGACTACATGTACCTCGCCTACAGCGCCGACCCGCGCATGCGGCTCAACCTCGGCATCCGGCGGCGGCTGGCGCCGCTCATGGAGAACTCGCGCCGGCGCATCGAGCTCCTCAACAGCCTGCTCTTCAGCTTCCCGGGCACGCCCATCCTGTACTACGGCGACGAGATCGGGATGGGGGACAACGTCTTCCTGGGCGACCGCAACGGCGTGCGCACGCCCATGCAATGGAGCGCCGATCGCAACGGCGGCTTCTCGCGCGCGAACCCGGCCGCGCTCTACAGCCCGCCCATCATGGACCCGGTCTACGGGTACCAGACGGTGAACGTCGAGGCGCAGCTCGAGAACCCGTCCTCGCTCCTCATGTGGATGCGGAACATGATCGGGCTGCGGAAGCTGTTCAAGGTGTTCGGGCGCGGCGCGATCGAGTTCCTGCCGGTCCAGAACCGCGCCGTGCTCGCCTACCTGCGCCGGTACCAGGGCGACGTCATCCTGTGCGTCGCGAACTTCTCGCGCTTCGCCCAGCCGGCCCAGCTCCCCCTGCAGCGCTTCCGCGGCTACACGCCCATCGAGATGTTCGGCTACACCGAGTTCCCGCGGGTGGGCGAGGCCGACTACCCCCTCACCCTCTCCGCCTACGGCTTCTACTGGTTCGAGCTGACGGAGCCCGCCGACGTGCCGCCCGAGCTCCCCTGA
- a CDS encoding GMC family oxidoreductase produces the protein MADREAGRIFTGRDVTSDLELTADVCVIGSGAGGSVVAARLAERGARVVILEEGGFHPPGSLPLSEAVVYPRLYQEHGQRATADLAITVLQGRMVGGSTAVNWTTSFRTPERVLAHWRSAYGLGALTPAALAPHFEAVEARLNVHEQPADEVNANNRVLYDGAERLGWERARTRRNVDGCQNLGYCGFGCPLGARLSADQSYVKDALARGARLYANARAVQLVRERRRFTEVVAEVLDPETDRPTGKWLRVRPKLVVLAGGAINTPALLLRSGIDLAGKVGTRTFLHPVAAMFGRHPGLVEGYYGAPQSVSSHHFADRGAGKVGFFLEAAPVHPMLAATALGGFGARHEELMAALPHASALIALSIDGFLPGEEGGTVSLRSDGRVRLDYPLRPEIWEALREGCKALARIHLAAGAEVVYSLHDEPVEIRGELDVAKLDRAPWEAGRVQLFTAHQMGGCRMSRDPENAVTTPELRLEAHENAFVVDGSVLPTSLGVNPQLTIFALAHWAADHVASAIRPG, from the coding sequence ATGGCCGACCGCGAGGCGGGCCGGATCTTCACCGGCCGCGACGTGACGAGCGACCTCGAGCTGACCGCGGACGTGTGCGTGATCGGCTCCGGGGCCGGCGGGTCGGTCGTGGCGGCGCGGCTCGCCGAGCGCGGCGCCCGCGTCGTCATCCTGGAGGAGGGGGGCTTCCATCCCCCCGGCTCGCTCCCGCTCTCCGAGGCCGTCGTCTACCCGCGCCTGTACCAGGAGCACGGGCAGCGGGCCACCGCCGACCTCGCCATCACCGTGCTGCAGGGGCGCATGGTGGGCGGGTCCACGGCGGTGAACTGGACCACGAGCTTCCGCACCCCCGAGCGCGTCCTCGCCCACTGGCGGAGCGCCTACGGGCTCGGCGCGCTCACCCCCGCCGCCCTCGCCCCGCACTTCGAGGCGGTGGAGGCGCGGCTCAACGTCCACGAGCAGCCGGCCGACGAGGTGAACGCGAACAACCGCGTGCTCTACGACGGCGCCGAGCGGCTCGGGTGGGAGCGGGCGCGCACGCGGCGCAACGTCGACGGCTGCCAGAACCTCGGCTACTGCGGCTTCGGCTGCCCGCTGGGCGCGCGCCTCTCGGCCGACCAGAGCTACGTGAAGGACGCGCTCGCCCGCGGCGCGCGCCTGTACGCGAACGCCCGCGCCGTGCAGCTCGTCCGCGAGCGCCGCCGCTTCACCGAGGTGGTGGCGGAGGTGCTCGACCCCGAGACCGACCGACCCACCGGCAAGTGGCTGCGCGTCCGGCCCAAGCTGGTGGTCCTGGCCGGCGGCGCCATCAACACGCCGGCGCTCCTCCTGCGCAGCGGCATCGACCTCGCGGGCAAGGTGGGGACGCGCACCTTCCTCCACCCGGTGGCCGCCATGTTCGGGCGCCACCCCGGCCTGGTGGAGGGCTACTACGGCGCGCCGCAGTCCGTCTCGTCCCACCACTTCGCGGACCGCGGGGCGGGCAAGGTGGGCTTCTTCCTCGAGGCAGCGCCGGTCCACCCCATGCTGGCGGCCACCGCCCTCGGCGGCTTCGGCGCCCGGCACGAGGAGCTCATGGCGGCCCTGCCGCACGCCTCGGCGCTCATCGCGCTCAGCATCGACGGCTTCCTCCCCGGCGAGGAGGGCGGGACGGTGTCGCTCCGCTCCGACGGCCGCGTGCGGCTCGACTACCCGCTCCGCCCCGAGATCTGGGAGGCGCTGCGCGAGGGGTGCAAGGCGCTGGCGCGTATCCACCTCGCGGCCGGGGCCGAGGTGGTCTACTCGCTGCACGACGAGCCGGTCGAGATCCGCGGCGAGCTCGACGTCGCGAAGCTGGACCGGGCGCCCTGGGAGGCCGGCCGGGTGCAGCTCTTCACCGCCCACCAGATGGGCGGCTGCCGGATGAGCCGCGATCCGGAGAACGCCGTCACCACGCCGGAGCTCCGGCTCGAGGCGCACGAGAACGCCTTCGTGGTGGACGGCTCGGTCCTGCCCACCTCGCTCGGCGTGAACCCGCAGCTCACCATCTTCGCGCTGGCGCACTGGGCCGCCGACCACGTCGCGAGCGCGATCCGCCCCGGCTAG